TAGAAACCGCGGTGGTATACTGCCATATTGCTCATGAGTTCTTACGAGGTTACATCAGAGACTACAACTCGAGGAAGATGCTGGAAGATGACGTCGACGTGAGCCTTTGGAGCGAGTTGCCGCGGAGCCAGGCTGCGATACCGAAGCCGTCGGAGACCATCAAGAGTAATGGTCAGAAGATCGTGGATTGGAAAGTGACTACAGTGATGGATCCAATCACGCACACAAGACTGTATGTGAGTCAGAAGGCGGACTGCAAGCTCGTCATGTACAGTAGGGAGGGGATGTCCAACTATCAGGTGGAATGTGCGAGGATTTTGTATTTCGTCAACCACCACATGAACAGTAGTGCTGTGCCTAGTGCTAAGACGAGTCTGATTGCATTGTGTGTTCTACTGTTATTGCTATATAGTGCTCATTAAAGTGTTAGTCTCACAGTGAACAAGAGtcaatattttgttaattttggtAATGGCTTTTGCTGCAGTGGTAATCAATTGTTATTTTCCAATGGACGAGTGTTTCCACACCGGCTGAAAGGCGTTGCCATCTGTGCGGTGAAGGTCGGCCTGAACAATTAGTTCCAATTCATTCACTCTGTACATTTGAGCggaaaattgtattatttaaaagCATTGCTCAATTGAATAGTGGAAAGAAAGACCTTTCATGCATGATCAGTGACGAAAAACAGCAAATGTTTCATGAGGAAGAATAAGAATAGTCTGACGTAATAGTCTGTTCTTTTggtgtattattatgtatttgtttGTATCAATCAACACTATTCAGTCGGGCTGGACAGAGATGCAATTCTACAACAGACTTTTTCGGTACGCTCTGGATGATAAGCAACTGGACAAATTATACTTTTATTACTCTACACCAActctagaaaaaaatatttatgattctgcctaccccagtagGAATTTTGAGCGAAATGTGtgtattcaaatttagaatttAACTCGTAATTTTCCTAAAcgctaaaatatttttacaatggAAATCCCATAAGGATAAAATTGTTGTTACCTGCACTTATTGACCTTTTGTTGTACTTAATCGACTGATTTTtacgatattttattttgttattaacttattttGTTTTCCTTAAGACTCCAACAGGTCATACAGGTACAATGTCCTTCATATTTTGcgaataaataaaagtacaaaaaatatttagttatcATTATTACTTATCtgttttagtaaaaaagtacctaatcttgactgtaaaaaatattttattatgataataaaaaataaaaaatatattttattatttttttaaacacacTTGAAACTACATTTTTATTAGGTGCCTATAAGTATAATGCGTTCATATCAATACCTGACTTTAGTTCAGTCAATGATATTTCATTGTCAAACCTACAAAATACAATAAccgtttataattaaaaattaaaccgtattttttattattatttagagcACTTATTTTATCCTTTTGATATCACCTGCTTATTGGAGTAACTTGTAGCTCGTCTACATGTGATGAAGAAGGTATTACTGCAAATTTAATACTTACTTCTCCTGGGTATAATTTTTACCCTATAATATTAGTAGTATTCTTTGGGAAATGCAGACCTTATAATATGAATACACCTTGGTTCTCGAGATTAGTTTGAAAATAACAAGATTTCCTTTTAaacaatacttaattatttacctattgaTTCATTCTTACAACAGACAAAAGTAGTAGGTAATTCCTATTCAGTAGAGAGTAATAATTGAACTTTCACACTAAGGTCctatacaatattttataaaacttgtGATCCATTATAGTagataatttgtaaaaaaataaataataatcactcAATCTAACACTTTGTtttgcaacctgtgacgtcacacgaatcGCCATGACAGTTTGACGTGTTTTGTTGGGGAATTGTCAAATAGTTCataaacattataaaacaatagTAACCCgaacaccagggttaatggggttggtcacaacccacacggtagaagaagaacatataaaattaaatattttttatttatttttctttgttttttttttcaaatatatatttttttaaattaagccAGTATTAGTTTTCCAAAATTAGTCAACAATCCTATTCCATGCGGAAATCTGCGAGAGTAGCGCCGCGACTTTGTTCGTGACACGGAATATATGTgggataatgaaataactcggatattttttaaatgtctttactcctttttatacacacacagCTTATATTAAAACCATAATCATCTATCCCGTCCGACATCGCACCACTtctcccctttcttactttttaaacctgccttacgtcccatttaTTAACCATCCtactttcataccataaacaatcaaattcccattcattttaaacatagtttatctttcaGCCTTCGTTTTACAATAACACTGTCTGTTTAGTaccaaatttaatgaaaccTATTAACTATTATCTTAGACCACTACGTAGATAGACAAAACGTGACAAATAAGCGTATCAGAGGATAATGCCGCAGACTCTTATTTGTATTCGAATATTGTCTTCCAAATTCTGCGACGAAATAATAGAAACGTGCACATGATTCCTTTAGAAATGGATAGAGTCTATTGACATGTATAATATAAGTACGCTGGACCTCATTTTCTAAACAAAATGACAGGTGTTTTGTGCCGATTTctatttttgtgaataaaatgacacaccactaatttaagagccacgctcttgtcggtgtagcattttccatgctactttttagggaataatagggcagtggtttccctcttgccttccgctctaCACACTctacagtactctgtctgaggCGAGTGGGATGTCGCTTAGAGTAGCctatttcaaaaccgtactaggactcctgtcctccacctccaAATAGTActcactgacagttactgctggcCTCTGTCAGGTAGAGTCACAAGTTGCCTACTAGTAGAGTAATCTTCAAGTAAATAATTGCAATAGCACTTATTGTATTGAAGTCATGAAATGGATAATATCATCATcggccgtacgacgcccactgctgggcataggcctcccccaaggataaTATAATGAACCAATAATAAAAGCCCAGCGCCGGTCTATAACATCCCATGTAATCCAGCGGTTGAGGGTTGAGCTCGAATCGAAGTggacacatatcacaaaaacactttggcccctagtttggttagaatattacagCCTCAGATCACATTAAGCCGAGAATGGaggcacattaagccattggtcccagttactacttactaacgtaagtacttagtcgACATGTTTCACAAAGGCCCTgactttggcggttcaatagtgaccctgacaccagggttaatgaggttgctAATCCGCctcgtaacccacacgatagaagacatcAGGCTGTGTTCCAATGAGGATGCACTTACGAGGTTTTCTTTTCTCCATAAGGCATTGATGTATATACAGAGACATAGTACCCAGTCAACGTAGGAATTATTTGACTCTAAAGAAAATATACCAGTAATATGCAAACATACACCGAGTTTTTACCTATCTCCAATTGAACACACATTTTCTATTATTATCAAGATTtcttattatataattcaaGATAACTTGCATCAGGTAAGCAACTTTAGATTTATTACTGAAGTTAGATAATAACTTGCAATAATGGCACAAAATTCCTGTAATATCTATAAATTGATCTCGCTTCATTAATTCCTTTATAAACTTTGCTAGCATTGTAGAAGTATTCCGTCTTTGCTCTGAACTTTATTACAGGCGTTTTAACAAATCGATCTGAATAAAACGCATGTCGTATTATTAATGTCCTTTTtactttaatctttatttattaaaattaccacgTAACATTTAATTGGGTTATATCTACCTCGTCCACGTTCTTTCTATTGCACTAATGCTAACACTTGTAGAAAGCATTTAGGTTAGACGGTTTTTATGGATTTCATAAACCGAATTGTGTGGCTCATAGCCGATATTGACAGTCCATGGTATAGAGAATATTATACtacaacaaataaaaagaaCCTTACATAAACGTACACACAGACCtagaaaacaaaaaattacatgtATCTTTTCAAACCGAACCCAGCTTcaaacaaaaatttaaatagAGGCAACGGGCATTGAAAGCAAACAAGCAATGCTGATTGAATGAATAATCATATGATATTGAAAGCTGATTGAAAACAGTACGTGCCCGATTGACAGACAGACTTGTTTATCGACACATGTAAAACACACACGGTTGCGAAACACAAGTTAACGGCACAGGGTAAAAATATGAGAAAGTTAAATACTGTTTATCTtgattatataaatattgtttatcttGATTTAATTTTTTCAACCGTTATAATTGAAGCGATGAATAAGTATAACAACCCATTAATCTGAAGttcttttttagaatttaaACATACGTTACTTACACTTGTATATGTGCCTaatgcatagaataaggaataatactacggaaTTTTTACCCGATATTAACCGTTTCAAATCGAGGTTTTGATGAAgcaataaccctcctttttcctTAGTCGCAGTCGGATAATCATATAAGAATGTTATTtctcaaaaaggcgcttacgtggttttcactgtaacaaacataaacagcctaatacgtcccactgctgggctcagtCGTCGATCCGGTTTGCGCTGGTGCAATCCGGTTGTGGGTTCTCTGAAGACTTCGTGCAGTTTGTAGCTTGTAACAgttgtatgtaaatacttaataaaatataatatatttttattttgaaggaAAGTTCTAGATGTAAGATGATACCTTATATAACATAAGTCAAATGCATTTAGTTTCCGGGTAAACAAAACCttccctcaaccaaccggagggggcatggagcatactccacgctgctccactgcgggttggtgggttTTCACTACTGCGACGAtacatacctctgcctaccccttcgaggatacaggcgtgaaacTGTATCAGTGGACTGTCGTAGCACTTTCTTTTTAAGCCAACGATATATAAAGCAGAAACAAGATAAGGAATTTAATTAAATCCACCTGGTATTTTTGTACAAGACTTTTATTTGATAAGTTGAGTACTCATTCGTTGTAGCTTTTAAGATTATTCCCGAGAGcgagttattaaaaaaaagggtCACCTTGACTATTTAAATTAACAAGCGCCTTTTTTTTTAGATACCTACGTATCACACCCGCAATcgggtcgtgtacggtcacgagcatcaatatatacactttggtaccatgtcaaattaacttttttgacaaattgaactgtaagtctcactaaatgtcaaatatgttagtgcgacagagtcctaaagtgggtacgttattattgctcatgactgtactaggttcaagataaattatgaaattctgattactaaataaagatagtcctaaaactgacgaaaaacattttcttttttctatttaacttaattattaattttagtcaagaaacccgtaataataagtccgacattttatcacgtttttctacgacgtcacagtgtgctttttcatacaaattccatagtttcgtgttttgatgtttagtaaaaaataactgatttgactagtcggaaagTAGGTAGAAGTAACCAAAATTAACAGCGTCCAGTGGTTAGAGAATTGGGCTCACGTTCACGTTCGTTGGGTTcacggattcgattcccgatggggacatagtcacAATCACTTCGTGAGATTGTCCTTagtttgcaggcttgaatcaccgaaaagtaagatgattccgtgccctAACGTGGCTCGTGACTGGCGGTTGgtggcagtggagcagcgtagtggagtatgctctgttTATATAACCAATATTCACGCCtaaaccaggggcctgtttcataaaacttacaattgtaaattacaacgacaatttggtgttcattacgtagctaatatgaaactgcaaaatatttgtgatcactaactcctcaatgtacatcaaattgtcattgtaatttacaattgtaagttttattaaacaggcctctGGCTGTAATAGCTGATAGGTGGGACGGCAGCTTTATAAAGCACTGGACCCATCAGCATTTAAGCGTGTGCCATTATGGTGctttatagcttttaagtattttctttcttgttttatagcttttaaatttgtccgaaataaagtatatttttttatttatttaaagcttAATGTAAATGGACAAATTGTTACGCATCGCACACGCTGACAACATTTTCAGTtatgtatggaattataatcactataaCAGAACTGAGAAGATAGAtttttgatttgtttatttttataaattctcCTCTGAACATTcgaatctttaaaaataaataaaacaaatgtcgACCTCATATCTGGGCTAgtaattataattccatacaaaactgaaaattctgacagcgcgcATAATTCGGAAGAATCCTAATGTGCATTCAGCTAGATTTTATTTATGGCAATAAGAGTGGGTTGagaaaaaatatacggtcgaattaagaacctcctccttttttgaagtcggtaaaaacttccctaaaaatactaagtaagtacttaagtactagaATTGTCCTTCCCATTAGTCCCTCGAAGATAGAGAGTTAACTTCACATATAAAGCACTTAACTTGACTTAATATTATGAAAGGTTGAGGTTAGGAGAATAGTACCTACTACTACGTTACATTgttcagtaggctctgcacggtaaccgcgacgcgcgcggcgcgaattttatcgaggccttcgaccaatagccgtttgacgttcgtttattggtcgaagcgctcaatataaggTTGTCATGCTCACCCGGCAGTTACTTAAAAAATGGAGATGACCTTAGTAATAACCTACCTTAGTGACAAGTATACAAAAAAcatatcctcctaaggcccacggccctactagtagtactaatcccattgtttaactattgtgtctggaaatccgggccttacgacgaTATTGTAGAAGGATTTTGTTTCCCGAATTGGGGACCTAAAGTAAAGTTAAGAAAGAGTTTCGTCTAATCCATAGTATATATCTATATTGTTGCTTTTTTTTGaggtaacttattgtagatttgccgcaaatggcataaactttttggccggacaaatggagagcgctaagggctctcatccggtaataAAGTTTCAAATAGTAGGTATACACACGTACATTACCTATGTGTGttgtataaatatacctacctcgGAGTatacctattcttcttctatcttgtgggttgtgaggtggaataccaacctcatcaaccctgatctTCTtctcagggtcattattgagccgccaaaggcccctggcatggcttatgtaacgaccacttacgtacatcagtatatgtatagtaaccgggaccaacggcttaaagtgccttgcGATGTATGGATCATCTAACTTTAGGTGATCAGctggtaatgtcctaactaaactagattagacaaagtgatttttgtgatatgtccccaccgggaatcgaacctaggacctccggatcgtgagcccaacgctctaaccactggacgaGGGAGGTCTTTAGACAGTATACCTATTATACAACTAATGAAAGAGGGGTAATAGAAGCAATTACGTCAAGCAATTGCATCGTCACGTTAGTGCCCCTGGGGCGAGATCAGTGACGTCATCAAATTAATCCAACACCATGCAAGGTCGCCATGCAAATCAGTCATCAGTCTCCTTTTATGTCGGGTCGATGGCATAATATCATACCAATCGTGAAAGCCAGTCAATATGGCATATTGTTGACTGTCCAGGGTACACAGACATTAGCAgaaatatataaacagcctctgtggttcagtggttgaacgttgaactcacaatccggaggtcccgggttcgaatcccggtgggaacatataacaaaaatcatctttgtgatccccagtttggttaggacattacaggctgatcacctgattgtctgaaagtaagatgattcgtgcttcggaaggcacgttaagtcggtggtcccggttactacttactgatgtaagtatgtagtcgttacatgagtcatgtcaggggcctttggcggctcaataataaccctgacaccagggttgatgaggctggtattccacctcacaatccacacgataagaagtagtAGAAATATGAATAACATAATTCATTACTGTCTTCGTGGTTGTTAGCGTCAAAATTGCGGGACCAATTTAATACCTAAATTAACAATCTAGTACCTTTGTCATTCAAAAGATATACACGTTAAACTGTCCATAGGAATATACTAAGCAGCAAAAttactacatcatcatcatcaccagtttaagagccgcgctcttgtcggtgtagcattctccatgctacttttttagggagaGTGGTTGTTGGCAGTGGTTTATCTCTTACCTtcggccccgcagtactctgtctgacgcgagtgggatggcgcccagagtagtttatttcaagccgtactgggactcctgtcctccgcctcttaatagtactgacagttactgctgccctctgtcaggttccaagttacagtctgtaacttgccccttccgtaccgatggctcccatctccgcctctgcaaccattTGGTCTTCACCTGTACACACTGGTTCTATGTAAATAACTACATCACtactaatataagagccacgctcttgtcagcgTAGcatttctccattcttgtctgtcAAAGGCCAAATCTtgcacttccttataagactcgacgttcgccttctctttaatctgttccatgcaaatactacatacataatatatttattaccgtTCTTTGAAGTGTACGCGGTAAAATAAATCCATATCGTTGATTTTAATGtgataagaacccggtattacgtgttttaattataatttagtacCGATCCATCACCTTCATGAaacaaaatgtgatttttaaaaaggttCTTACGTGGTTATTACTGGCAGTCAACGATATGTAATCTGTTCGCATTATACAgggtgagtgacatcgtaatgaatactgagggggatgattcagaccttgattctgggttaatatcatatggaattttccgttgcaaattcatgagttttttgttttttactattttcaattctataattttgcgacggaaaattccacttaatgtcaactcagaatcatggttttaaTTATcgctcgaagttttcgttacaatatcattttgtttttttttttggcgtgacttattgtagatttgccacagatggcattaactacttggccggacaaatggggagtgctgaaggctctcacccggtacaacgtttaagacaccagtcctgagggtgctcagttgggcgcgaacctcggctcagggcgtcgtctgagaggaagaataaagaaagagggtcgatagcgataagcgctgaatgagggaaatcgtcgaccacgccggcgggatccgTATCTGGGTAGATTACAATGtttctaacaccctgtagactTAAATAATCGCCACACAGAGTATATATGGTGAATGTAAATTCTCGCACTAGACACTAATCTGCCACTCGGCGTCTGAGCCACAATCTCGAACGTAACACCACTATCTTCGATGTAGACCGACGCTCAATGTTTACCACAGAATCGATACCCGCTGGGGTAAATATTTTCTCCAGTGGAGTAAGTATAGTATGTACGTGTCTTCGCGACCGAACACTTTCAAGAGGATGGTATAAAGTGACTTAGAACTTATTAAGGATAGCTAAAGTCGAATGTAAATACAAGTTGCTTACTGATATCATGACTATATTTAGTTCGCCTTTGATATTACTCCTAAacgactatttcaacaaattagTGTTTACACCGCcacccacctatcacgttggtctaataataAGGTGTCATTTAGCGATAGATGTACTGACTACCCCTAATtgggatatttatttatttatttatttatttatcgtttatttcagatatagtcgtgagtttatgaaaTCAGAtatcagatagatagatagataaaatacttagaatcaaaatcatttattcaacgtaataatcatggataaacttgttgaaggtaaattttgaatttacgtcattacgcaaggtgttatggctgaggacaaGAAATGACACgaaactgcaatagcaacacatcttttaaatcaactcCCGGTTACTAatcgttaaataataataataaaatgtatttattgttccaacaatttaaaaactaataggtacaattatatgattatattagaagattaacaattttaaagcactgctggcacttacaataggtactacctgtgctataagtaccagctatcttCCATTTGTACAGTATTATATTCAGGAGTTGTGCGGAGttctaatacaattattatctatatatttttatacaatttaacaatgaggtgaaaaaaagaaaaataaaaaaaattaaaaattaagaaaattattataatatatttaaatagttaAAGCACTTATGTGTAAGTATGTGAGTGTGAGAAGGTGTGTATGTACGTGTGTGAGTATTTGTGtgcatgtatgtgtgtatatgtgtgtgtgtgtgtgtgtgtatgtgtgaagtACGGATTTAAACAAATCTTATTATCTAACAGGGTGTAATAGATTTTCAGTTTCGTCATAGTtaaaatgagccatgtcagcctttggcggctcaattataaccctgacaccagggttgattaggtttttaattcacctcacaccccacacgatagaagaagatggtcgagtcaaatgtgttagtgtaaattggtgcaagtctggtactaAGGTTCGAACCCTTTGACAAACCGGTAAGTAtaccacagtttttttttttttgacgtgacttattgtagatttgccgcagatggcattaactacttggccggacaaatggggagcgctgaaggctctcacccggtacaacgtttaagacaacaggcctgagggtgcccagttgggcgcgaacctcggctcagggcgtcgtctgagaggaaaaatatttgaaagaattaatcgaccctagtgggtcgatagcgataagcgctgaatgagggaaatcgtcgaccacgccggcggggtcg
The nucleotide sequence above comes from Pectinophora gossypiella chromosome 6, ilPecGoss1.1, whole genome shotgun sequence. Encoded proteins:
- the LOC126367853 gene encoding uncharacterized protein LOC126367853, encoding MIQFQSWRRQNSTFKMLFQLFLTSLIFISNVRCQGQKPYVFPIPFELPNRNDRADQCWLRIEDEELIETAVVYCHIAHEFLRGYIRDYNSRKMLEDDVDVSLWSELPRSQAAIPKPSETIKSNGQKIVDWKVTTVMDPITHTRLYVSQKADCKLVMYSREGMSNYQVECARILYFVNHHMNSSAVPSAKTSLIALCVLLLLLYSAH